Within Anopheles ziemanni chromosome 2, idAnoZiCoDA_A2_x.2, whole genome shotgun sequence, the genomic segment tttttattaaatacgattaaaaaaactgaatatttttttaggaTTTGGGTTTTAGTTAACGCAATAAAGATTTTGATAGTAGCTTTGTGCTTAGGTACAAAttgcaaatagaaaaatgaaatataattttaatttttgcttcGTGCGTGATTTCAAAAGTTTTCTTCCTATCTTTCACTGAAACGGaagaatattttaatattactgGCAAAAAAGCACACTCTGGAATCGTTATCTACGAATGAAGGTAGGCTGACCACTCGAGCGTATGCCGAACATCTACGTTCCATTATCACCATTCTTACCATTCAATCATTCCGCGCAATCACACAGAAAAGTCCCGAGGGCAGATCCTTCACGACATTGCTACGAATCACATACAATTTGCGTTACTTAGTTTATTACAGTAGGCAGCAGTTGTTCTTAACCACGCCAATCAGAGTCAAGTGCAATGGCTTCGACAAGTGTTTTACTGATTCCTGCTCTACTGATCGCCCTTGTGTGCGGCCAAAGTTCTGGCCCACGAAACGTAAACGGTAGGTATTTGGAAGCATTTTAGgacattgtttttaaattaaaacggaAGTTATTCTTAAACTGTTCTCCCAATTGTTTATAGATATCCTTATGTCGAATAAATGCCTCTGTCCATGCAAACCGTTTTCTGTTAAGGAATATTACATCCCGATTAGCCGTGTGAGTATATTGTTATCACGCCAGGGTCTAGTGGGCTTCCTTTGAACTGGTGGAATGTTTACATTTGCAGACAAGCGACTGGTTTGGAGCGGTGTCCTACTGCCGTTCGTCCGAGATGGAAATGGCCGAAGTGTTGAACGAGGCTGAGGCGGAACTGCTGCGCGAAACGCTTGCTGAAGAGGACTCCGATTCCGATTTGGAATTCTACTGGATCGGTGCAAACGATCTCGTCCAGCCAGGACGGTACGACTGGTCTCTGACAACACGTACCGTTACCTACACAAACTGGGCCTCCGGGGAACCGAACAATGCGCGCGTAGAAGGGGAGGACGGACCCATGGAGAGATGCGTTGCAGTTGAAAAGAGTACCCTCGAGTGGAACGACTTCTTGTGCAAACAGGAAAAGAGATTCGTTTGCCAACGGTTTCGGAACGATTGGTAGGAGCATGGACGAGCACGATACACTACGCGCCTTCCAAAATAGATCGAACGAATAAAGAATCAGCAGCCACAcatttattctattttattgCTTTGTTCAATATTCACAAATCACCTGCCTTGATTTCGCTTCACAGTCCGATCCGGACCATAACATGCTATATCCATTGATGGTGGCACAAAGCGCATGCGAAGGACCGAAACGCGGTTCCCTGGCGCCGACCCAGTTTGCGTTATGCACCTCCCGGTCGGTGAGACCCCACCGGAGCTTGCGACCCGAGACCAGGTTGTTTGCACCGATCCAGTACTGCACGTTGCGGTTGTAGCGGTGTGTGAACAAGTATTGCTGAAGTTGCACGTGCTGACTAGCGTCCTCGATCGACGCAATCGACATTCCCAACGCGTTACAGTGCGCCACGGCATCGTACCAGTTCTCCTACATTCGTGAGGTTCGGTCCGGTGAGGAGTGGCAAGAAGAACGATGTCGATGAGAGGATCCTACCAATTCCGAAACATTGAATATACTTACCACCACATCATACGAAACTTGGtaaagttttccccctttcggATTGCCGCAAGGACAGATGCACAAGTTCTGGGTCAGCATTTCTGCAAATCAATCAGTGTGAGATTGTTCAGTGGCGGGCACAGTTCATTTCAGTCTGCTTGCTTGAAACCTTACCCTGGGCCGTTCTGGGGACGTTACAATCGACAAAGGTTAAGGCGTGCAACAAGAACGCCAGTCCCCCAGCGAGCACTATGCACAGTTTCATGATGAAGGCTTAAAGTTTGGCACCAAGCTTCCCGAGACACCACTACGCGATTCACAAGCACCAATGGTCAATATACAGGGGATGCTGCGAGCTGCTGGCAGTCGAACGGCTTATCAACTGCCTGATTAACTCGCCCAGCACGGATTCAAAACAACTGACGAGGAGGGAAACCCCACTATCACACCGATAGGGAACTACGTTGATAGCATATGAACAGAACCAATCTCCCTGGACCATTAATGAAGAAACATTTTCTGAGGCTCAttgactattttttttttatgtggcacgacatcccctagtgggacaaggcctctatccgaagagagtttgtgtgaccgaaagacggtatattatagatcggtggtcagccgttcgtaataccggagggtgccagactcgagattcgatcccacacctgtggcgtggtgtttcctcgcgctaccgctgcgccatgggcaccccccatTGACTATTGAAGTAACAAAATTTACttaaagaatttattttttatcgatAACGGACATATCGAAAAATGTAATTATTATTCCCCAAAAAATGCTCTACGGTAACTAcattaaatacaaatacaaatacaaattattattttcattctttcATCTGAACACAATGCTAAAACATGAATTAGTACGcaagtaaattaatttactaTATCAAAACTTCTTCTAGTCGAACAAAACACGACGATGACAATTGTTGCATACGTATAACGGTATTTTTTGTAATGTCGTTTAACGTGGGACGTTCGTTGCGAGGAAAACGTTGGCccctggtggcaaaatcagcatgctctctcgttctgtccaattgacaattgataccaacagaacgagaaagcatgatgattttgccaccggggccAGATCAACCTACGCTGCATACTAGTTGCGCTCAATGTGGAGTATCAGACAAGGTGGTTTCATCCCGaagaaatttcattagaaAAATGCTGGT encodes:
- the LOC131293848 gene encoding perlucin-like; translation: MASTSVLLIPALLIALVCGQSSGPRNVNDILMSNKCLCPCKPFSVKEYYIPISRTSDWFGAVSYCRSSEMEMAEVLNEAEAELLRETLAEEDSDSDLEFYWIGANDLVQPGRYDWSLTTRTVTYTNWASGEPNNARVEGEDGPMERCVAVEKSTLEWNDFLCKQEKRFVCQRFRNDW
- the LOC131282499 gene encoding uncharacterized protein LOC131282499; translated protein: MLTQNLCICPCGNPKGGKLYQVSYDVVENWYDAVAHCNALGMSIASIEDASQHVQLQQYLFTHRYNRNVQYWIGANNLVSGRKLRWGLTDREVHNANWVGAREPRFGPSHALCATINGYSMLWSGSDCEAKSRQVICEY